A DNA window from Scylla paramamosain isolate STU-SP2022 chromosome 10, ASM3559412v1, whole genome shotgun sequence contains the following coding sequences:
- the LOC135104289 gene encoding proline-rich protein 36-like isoform X2, with amino-acid sequence MNLLLVVVITAMGCRIQAADLVWDTSEWTPILTSCRTCNPERTFKAKVVARTPQKSGGSFIPAPLIAEGESISQGSQVLSARHRTSLRSGDAKEQGSPFHPTTTIHKASVAPIKPKVLERNKPQSAFSPASVQLIYLPEGSIQQLASANAARIIPGSTTRQQRNFAGVKQSSPLNLVQNVVFSDKQKRDHTGRVIGGGVSNLLPVSILTTPGQEQDAKEKLKLLEAALTAPKEKQPNDGRLPRVFIAPSNVPPPPGYIKIPLVPQGDSSTPTAPDKDGALPQTFLTSDKSSPPPGFIKFDLPDDVSHLSRDIPVVVPNDIPQEASPGFSHALDDLGINRQPRTSKSQSPPIQTIPREDPKFSIAPGFPSSEQRPFPSRSQTRQPSPLDQAPDFVQFNQPPPNQAVPPSSQTRQSFPSQPQFPQVQRLQPTHSFLPLDQSSPRPESPPHPERPSLTINQDQQQPDQLPPPQGQLSPQTRRPPLPKEPIPQINQIVPQSGQPAQSQKPLQQPQRPISHSGQRFPQTGQSPPRFGQPPRLAPQLPPFSQDPSQPRPPFPQPGQQSFLPRPGQQPPLPPGQQPLPRPGQQSPPPGQQPPPQPVQELPPRPGQQPPPRPGQQPPPPGQQPPPRLGQQPPPRPGQQPPPRPGQQPPPPGQQPPPRPGQQPPPRPGQQPPPRPGQQPPPRPGQQPPPPGQQPPPRPGQQPPPRPGQQPPPRPGQQPPPRPGQQPPPPGQQPPPRPGQQPPPRPGQQPPPRPGQQPPPRPGQQAPPRPGQQPPPPPGQQPPPRPGQQPPPRPGKQPSPQPIPSIPQPGQGFPQPGQPFPQPSQPFPQPGQPSRPPNQLPPPQPDHSQPEQPSGQPSQPSSQPGQPQPEQPSGQLTQPAIPSSLSQQPDQPLLQGRQPPPPAGQSFQQLGRPFPQPGRTIPPPDQSFPQHGRPLLQPDQPFPQPGRPFPQPGQQLPHPGQPFPQPGRPFSLPGQPFPQPDEPFPQPGQPFPQPGQPFPQPGQPFPQPRQPDQLSPPPSKPLPQPGQPGVPPQPSQSASLPGRSSQPGQPAPPSNQPFSQPGQPFSQPGAPITHFGQPRHPQLTSTSPSPSTTPSLSRGSSSPSQPRLPSTFQTTPRVTSPSTPSPNFTPHSTLGQTSTFQPPTSPRFTSQSTSRPSTTLRPTPQPSFTHSQSSTFQPPTSPRSTSLPTQKPSSPFLSTQSPRFTFPSTTHRATSSPRIIPRPSITPQFTPRPRLPPNSFISQNEQISSESPLIPQSSPSTTPSPRLPLNTVAPAPAAQAPIISIPGAVPQSLPESASPFTPGPVSTTLRPQFVSTIESSDSPAPSERPFVSSTLRPQPVSFSGFPAPLLRSTPSPQPVSFPPRPLNLPTFAPFGASKQPSLHQPESEKKIRQRPRTRIPSFRKPQKPSTPEPESPVNQNFAPFQPPTLTSTGIEDQTPSLQPEVTTEEILSTVSSARPAAPTTTTTTPRVTTFKPRFNFNIANRRPFLRRKQRPGATPEKEDEGAAKKETDTTFKKDGGEKKTETVTLFPPFSVARTLNPLRAQKEGNDDEASSPGVTAPPTGIFGRRLKPRTRRPLASNRFRTRESTTTANVVEEVTPGTVAPTEVPSETRSRGRGPTGLRGRELPEWLKERRRNRARGRFRGTEAPRKTEKKQVEDAPLDVLENNGFNGAESTVVEFSRPPENNVQRPLSPHDALKQLAEDANDGATESIAELLDAASRAGSRYVSEPTQDSGTGTHTVQLDTPPEHATNIEEEPAVYGSPSEDRETVDAEYADDAPVVDEAEIDSAPEPEPEPQAEIFDDAAAIQPELQHPPQRVRRLLRL; translated from the exons gttactggtggtggtgatcacgGCGATGGGATGCCGGATCCAGGCCGCTGACTTAGTGTGGGACACCAGCGAGTGGACGCCCATCCTCACGTCCTGTCGGACTTGCAACCCTGAGAGGACGTTCAAGGCCAAGGTTGTGGCCCGAACTCCTCAGAAATCTGGAGGATCATTTATTCCAGCTCCATTGATCGCCGAAGGAGAGTCCATCAGTCAAGGGTCGCAGGTGTTATCAGCCAGGCACAGGACGTCACTCCGTAGCGGTGATGCCAAGGAACAGGGGTCTCCTTTCCAtcccactactactatccaCAAGGCGTCTGTTGCTCCTATAAAACCCAAAGTACTTGAGCGTAACAAGCCACAGTCTGCTTTTTCTCCCGCCAGTGTGCAGCTGATCTATCTTCCTGAAGGCTCCATTCAGCAACTTGCATCTGCCAATGCCGCCCGCATCATTCCCGGCTCGACGACCCGACAGCAGCGTAACTTCGCTGGAGTGAAACAGTCATCCCCGCTGAACCTGGTGCAAAATGTGGTATTTTCTGATAAACAAAAGAGGGATCACACGGGACGAGTGATTGGGGGCGGCGTGTCCAACCTCTTACCTGTATCCATTCTCACCACTCCCGGTCAGGAACAGGATGCCAAAGAAAAGCTAAAGCTTTTGGAAGCTGCTTTGACGGCTCCGAAAGAAAAACAACCAAATGACGGTCGGCTGCCCCGTGTGTTCATTGCCCCATCCAATGTGCCACCCCCTCCAGGCTACATCAAAATCCCGCTAGTACCTCAGGGGGATTCTAGCACTCCCACTGCCCCTGATAAGGATGGAGCTCTGCCACAGACTTTCCTCACCTCAGACAAATCTTCCCCGCCTCCAGGCTTTATCAAATTTGATCTACCTGATGATGTAAGTCACCTGTCACGGGATATCCCTGTGGTGGTTCCCAACGACATCCCACAAGAAGCATCTCCTGGGTTCTCACACGCCCTTGACGACCTCGGCATCAATAGGCAGCCCCGAACTAGCAAGAGTCAGAGCCCACCAATACAGACAATACCACGCGAAGACCCCAAGTTCTCCATTGCTCCTGGTTTCCCTAGTTCTGAGCAGCGGCCATTCCCATCACGTAGTCAGACTCGACAGCCTTCGCCCCTTGACCAGGCTCCTGACTTTGTACAGTTCAACCAGCCTCCACCCAACCAGGCTGTGCCCCCGTCCAGCCAAACGAGACAGTCCTTCCCGAGCCAACCACAGTTTCCACAAGTGCAACGTCTTCAgccaacccactccttccttccgctAGACCAGTCTTCTCCACGACCTGAAAGCCCTCCTCATCCTGAAAGACCTTCCTTGACCATCAATCAGGATCAACAGCAGCCAGACCAACTTCCTCCACCCCAAGGCCAACTTTCCCCACAGACAAGAAGGCCTCCCCTTCCTAAAGAACCCATCCCACAGATAAACCAGATTGTTCCTCAGTCTGGGCAGCCAGCACAATCCCAGAAACCCTTACAACAGCCACAAAGACCAATCTCACACAGTGGCCAACGCTTCCCACAAACTGGTCAGTCTCCACCACGCTTCGGACAGCCACCGAGGCTTGCTCCACAGCTCCCTCCATTCAGTCAGGATCCATCACAGCCCAGACCACCCTTCCCACAGCCCGGCCAACAGTCTTTCCTACCACGACCTGGCCAGCAACCTCCTCTACCGCCTGGCCAACAACCCCTACCACGACCTGGCCAGCAATccccaccacctggccagcaaCCTCCACCACAACCTGTCCAAGAACTCCCACCACGACCTGGCCAACAACCCCCACCACGACCTGGCCAACAACccccaccacctggccagcaaCCTCCACCACGACTTGGCCAACAACCCCCACCACGACCTGGCCAGCAACCTCCACCACGACCTGGCCAACAACccccaccacctggccagcaaCCTCCACCACGACCTGGCCAGCAACCTCCACCACGACCTGGCCAACAACCCCCACCACGACCTGGCCAGCAACCTCCACCACGACCTGGCCAACAACccccaccacctggccagcaaCCTCCACCACGACCTGGCCAGCAACCTCCACCACGACCTGGCCAACAACCCCCACCACGACCTGGCCAGCAACCTCCACCACGACCTGGCCAACAACccccaccacctggccagcaaCCTCCACCACGACCTGGCCAGCAACCTCCACCACGACCTGGCCAACAACCCCCACCACGACCTGGCCAGCAACCTCCACCACGACCCGGCCAACAAGCCCCACCACGACCTGGCCAgcaacccccaccaccacctggccaaCAACCCCCACCACGACCTGGCCAGCAACCTCCTCCAAGACCTGGTAAACAACCTTCTCCGCAGCCAATTCCATCCATCCCACAGCCTGGGCAAGGATTTCCCCAGCCTGGTCAGCCATTCCCACAGCCTAGCCAGCCATTCCCGCAGCCTGGACAGCCTTCTAGACCACCTAAccagcttcctcctccacaacctGATCACTCACAACCAGAACAACCTTCTGGACAGCCTAGCCAGCCTTCCTCACAGCCTGGTCAGCCACAGCCAGAACAGCCATCAGGACAGCTTACCCAGCCTGCCATTCCTTCCTCACTATCTCAACAGCCTGACCAGCCATTGCTACAGGGCAGACAGCCTCCGCCACCAGCCGGCCAGTCATTCCAGCAGCTTGGCAGACCATTCCCACAGCCTGGCAGGACCATCCCACCACCTGATCAGTCATTCCCACAGCATGGCAGGCCATTACTACAACCTGACCAACCATTCCCGCAACCTGGCAGACCATTCCCACAGCCTGGACAACAACTTCCACACCCTGGTCAACCATTCCCACAACCTGGCAGGCCATTCTCACTGCCTGGTCAACCATTCCCACAGCCTGACGAACCATTCCCACAGCCTGGCCAACCATTCCCTCAGCCTGGCCAACCATTCCCACAGCCTGGCCAACCATTCCCACAGCCTAGACAACCTGACCAATTATCCCCACCACCCAGCAAGCCTTTACCACAGCCAGGACAGCCTGGTGTTCCTCCCCAACCTAGTCAGTCTGCCTCTCTTCCTGGCCGGTCTTCTCAGCCCGGCCAACCTGCTCCACCGTCCAACCAGCCGTTCTCACAGCCTGGCCAGCCTTTCTCACAGCCTGGCGCGCCCATAACTCACTTTGGACAACCTCGTCATCCTCAGTTAacttctacttctccttcccCATCTACTACGCCATCCCTGAGTCGTGGATCAAGCTCACCATCACAGCCCAGACTCCCCTCAACATTCCAGACCACCCCAAGGGTCACATCTCCTTCTACTCCAAGCCCGAATTTCACTCCACATTCCACCCTCGGTCAGACCTCCACCTTCCAACCTCCTACAAGCCCTAGGTTTACTTCCCAATCCACTTCGAGGCCCAGCACCACACTACGGCCCACACCACAGCCAAGTTTCACACACAGCCAGAGTTCTACCTTCCAACCTCCCACAAGCCCAAGGTCCACTTCCCTGCCCACCCAAAAACCGAGTTCCCCGTTCCTGTCTACTCAAAGCCCGAGGTTCACTTTCCCGTCCACAACCCATAGGGCAACATCATCTCCTAGAATCATCCCAAGACCAAGCATCACCCCTCAGTTCACTCCACGGCCACGCTTACCTCCTAATTCATTCATCTCCCAGAATGAACAAATCAGTTCGGAGTCTCCCTTGATTCCACAGTCCTCGCCGAGCACCACGCCTTCCCCTAGACTCCCGCTAAACACTGTGGCTCCTGCACCTGCAGCTCAGGCGCCAATTATTTCTATTCCTGGAGCAGTACCTCAATCACTGCCAGAGTCTGCCTCTCCTTTCACACCTGGACCAGTTAGCACCACCCTCAGACCTCAATTTGTCTCCACAATTGAGTCCTCAGACTCTCCTGCACCTTCTGAGAGACCCTTTGTGTCTTCCACCCTGAGGCCTCAACCTGTCTCCTTCTCAGGCTTTCCAGCACCACTCCTGAGATCCACTCCAAGCCCCCAGCCagtatccttccctcctcgtccACTTAACCTTCCTACCTTTGCACCTTTCGGTGCTAGTAAGCAACCATCTTTACATCAACCTGAGAgcgaaaagaagattagacaacgGCCTCGTACTCGCATTCCTTCATTTAGAAAGCCTCAAAAGCCTTCAACTCCAGAGCCAGAGTCGCCTGTTAATCAAAACTTTGCGCCATTCCAACCACCAACACTGACCTCCACAGGAATAGAGGACCAGACACCTTCTCTCCAGCCAGAGGTAACAACTGAAGAGATCCTTTCCACTGTGTCTAGCGCGCGACCTGctgcccccaccaccaccactaccacacccagGGTCACCACCTTCAAGCCAAGGTTCAATTTCAACATCGCCAACAGACGTCCGTTCCTACGGCGCAAACAGCGTCCCGGAGCTACAccggaaaaggaggatgagggagcaGCAAAAAAGGAAACCGACACCACGTTTAAAAAGGACGGAGGTGAGAAAAAGACTGAGACCGTTACGCTCTTCCCGCCCTTCTCTGTTGCTCGCACGCTCAACCCACTGCGAGCACAGAAAGAAGGTAACGATGATGAGGCCTCCTCTCCAGGAGTGACAGCGCCTCCTACAGGCATCTTTGGAAGACGGCTTAAGCCTCGAACCCGACGCCCACTTGCAAGTAACCGTTTCAGAACCAGAGAGTCTACTACCACCGCTAACGTGGTCGAAGAGGTCACACCTGGAACCGTCGCTCCTACAGAAGTTCCCAGCGAAACCAGAAGTAGAGGTCGCGGACCAACAGGTCTGAGAGGCCGAGAGCTCCCCGAGTGGCTGAAGGAACGACGACGCAATCGTGCACGCGGGCGTTTTAGAGGAACAGAGGCTCCTCGCAAGACGGAAAAGAAACAGGTAGAGGACGCTCCTTTGGATGTACTTGAGAACAATGGATTTAATGGCGCCGAATCCACAGTAGTAGAATTCAGCAGACCGCCCGAGAATAATGTGCAGCGGCCCCTCAGTCCCCACGACGCTCTGAAACAGCTGGCGGAGGACGCTAATGATGGTGCCACCGAGAGCATTGCAGAGTTGTTGGATGCTGCATCGAGAGCTGGGTCTAGGTATGTCAGTGAGCCAACTCAAGATTCTGGGACAGGAACACACACTGTTCAACTCGATACTCCGCCAGAACACGCCACAAACATCGAAGAGGAGCCCGCTGTCTATGGTAGTCCCAGTGAAGATAGAGAAACAGTGGACGCAGAATATGCTGATGATGCTCCCGTTGTGGATGAAGCTGAAATCGACTCTGCACCTGAGCCTGAGCCTGAGCCTCAGGCAGAGATCTTCGATGATGCTGCCGCGATCCAACCCGAGCTTCAGCACCCACCACA GCGAGTCAGAAGACTACTACGCCTATGA